A genome region from Arthrobacter sp. SLBN-100 includes the following:
- a CDS encoding acetyl/propionyl/methylcrotonyl-CoA carboxylase subunit alpha, with translation MSANLEQSAHPPQSTLTKVLIANRGEIAVRIIRAARDEGIASVAVYADADRDALHVRLADEAFALGGNTAAESYLVMDKIIDAARQSGADAIHPGYGFLAENAQFAARVIEAGITWIGPSPEAISALGDKVQARHIAEKVGAPLVPGTADPVESAEEILDFVDRHGLPVAIKAAFGGGGRGIKVARTRDEIPELFESAVREATAAFGRGECFIERFLDAPRHVETQCLADAHGNVVVVSTRDCSLQRRNQKLVEEAPAPFLTEDQNRRLYESSKAILKEAGYLGAGTCEFLVGQDGTISFLEVNTRLQVEHCVSEEVTGIDLVREQFRLARGEELGYDDPEVRGHSIEFRITGEDPGRNFLPAPGTLRVLKNPTGPGVRIDSGVEQGDVISGNFDSMLSKLIVTGASRRQALQRARRALEEMVVEGIPTVIPFDLAVVSDPAFAPAEGPFRVHTRWIETEFVNNLPAWTPDGGAGTDSFAEDRQRVVVEVGGKRLEVVLPASLGSVGTTGAGAPAKPGKSKKRSRLGGTAAATGNALASPMQGTIVKVAVTDGDVVAEGDLVVVLEAMKMEQPLTAHRSGTITGLTAAAGETVSAGAVIATIED, from the coding sequence TTGTCAGCAAATTTGGAGCAGTCCGCACATCCCCCGCAGTCGACCCTCACAAAGGTGCTGATCGCCAACCGCGGTGAAATCGCCGTGCGCATCATCCGCGCCGCCCGTGACGAAGGCATCGCCTCGGTGGCCGTCTACGCTGACGCTGACCGGGATGCCCTCCACGTCCGCCTTGCTGACGAGGCCTTCGCGCTGGGCGGGAACACCGCCGCCGAGTCCTACCTGGTGATGGACAAGATCATCGACGCCGCCCGCCAGTCAGGCGCCGACGCCATCCACCCCGGTTACGGGTTCCTGGCCGAGAACGCCCAGTTCGCGGCCCGCGTGATTGAAGCCGGCATCACATGGATCGGCCCCTCACCCGAAGCCATCTCGGCCCTTGGCGACAAAGTCCAGGCCAGGCACATCGCCGAAAAAGTCGGCGCACCCCTCGTTCCCGGCACCGCCGACCCGGTTGAATCCGCCGAGGAAATCCTCGACTTCGTGGACCGGCACGGACTGCCCGTGGCCATCAAGGCCGCCTTCGGCGGCGGTGGCCGCGGCATCAAGGTCGCCCGCACCCGCGACGAAATTCCCGAACTCTTCGAATCCGCCGTCCGTGAAGCTACCGCTGCTTTTGGGCGCGGCGAATGCTTCATCGAGCGGTTCCTGGATGCGCCCCGCCACGTGGAGACCCAGTGCTTGGCGGATGCCCACGGCAACGTTGTGGTGGTCTCCACCCGGGACTGCTCACTGCAGCGCCGCAACCAGAAACTGGTGGAAGAAGCCCCCGCCCCCTTCCTCACGGAAGACCAGAACCGCCGCCTCTACGAGTCCTCCAAGGCCATCCTGAAAGAGGCCGGCTACCTCGGCGCCGGCACCTGCGAATTCCTCGTCGGCCAGGACGGCACTATCTCCTTCCTCGAGGTCAACACCCGCCTGCAGGTGGAGCACTGTGTCTCCGAGGAAGTCACCGGCATCGACCTGGTCCGCGAACAGTTCCGGCTGGCACGCGGCGAGGAACTCGGCTACGACGACCCCGAAGTACGCGGGCACTCCATCGAATTCCGCATCACCGGCGAAGACCCGGGCCGGAACTTCCTGCCCGCCCCCGGCACTCTCCGGGTGCTGAAAAACCCCACCGGCCCCGGCGTCCGCATCGACTCGGGCGTGGAGCAGGGTGACGTCATCAGCGGCAACTTCGATTCCATGCTCTCCAAACTCATCGTCACCGGAGCCAGCCGCCGGCAAGCCCTGCAGCGGGCCCGCCGCGCCCTCGAGGAAATGGTGGTCGAGGGCATACCCACCGTGATCCCGTTCGATCTCGCAGTGGTTTCGGATCCCGCATTCGCGCCGGCCGAAGGCCCGTTCCGGGTCCACACCCGCTGGATCGAGACCGAGTTCGTCAACAACCTCCCGGCCTGGACCCCCGACGGCGGTGCCGGCACCGACAGCTTTGCCGAGGACCGGCAGCGCGTAGTAGTTGAGGTGGGCGGCAAACGTCTCGAGGTGGTACTCCCCGCATCGCTCGGTTCCGTGGGAACCACCGGCGCGGGCGCTCCGGCCAAACCGGGCAAGTCGAAGAAGCGCTCCCGCTTGGGCGGGACGGCCGCGGCCACCGGCAACGCTCTGGCCTCACCCATGCAGGGCACCATCGTCAAGGTCGCCGTTACCGACGGCGACGTGGTGGCGGAGGGCGACCTCGTGGTGGTCCTCGAAGCGATGAAGATGGAGCAGCCGCTGACCGCTCACCGCTCCGGAACCATCACCGGCCTCACCGCAGCAGCCGGCGAAACGGTGTCCGCGGGCGCCGTCATCGCCACCATCGAAGACTAG
- a CDS encoding Maf family protein — protein MVRLILASQSPARTKLLTEAGIRHTVLVSDVDEDAVQARYGVTDPHDTALLLARAKAEAVAALPEAEGALVLGCDSVFEFDGEAHGKPYTAAVARERMLRMSGNTGVLHTGHWLVDCRDTDPDGDAAPGTGATLGTVASAEVSFLEMDAAEIDAYIATGEPLHCAGSFTIDGLGGAFIRKIDGDPHTVVGLSVSALRGLLAHAQVRITELWGAS, from the coding sequence GTGGTCCGCCTGATTCTTGCCTCCCAGTCCCCCGCCCGCACCAAGCTCCTCACCGAGGCCGGCATCCGCCATACCGTCCTTGTATCGGACGTTGACGAGGACGCCGTCCAGGCGCGGTACGGCGTCACCGACCCGCATGACACCGCCCTGCTGCTGGCACGCGCCAAGGCCGAGGCAGTCGCGGCCCTGCCGGAAGCCGAGGGTGCGCTGGTGCTCGGATGCGACTCCGTCTTCGAGTTCGACGGCGAGGCGCACGGGAAGCCGTACACTGCCGCCGTCGCCCGGGAACGCATGCTGCGGATGAGCGGCAACACCGGTGTGCTGCATACCGGCCACTGGCTGGTGGATTGCCGCGATACCGACCCCGACGGCGATGCGGCGCCGGGCACGGGCGCCACCCTGGGGACGGTGGCCTCGGCAGAGGTTTCCTTCCTGGAGATGGACGCGGCGGAGATCGACGCGTACATTGCCACGGGTGAGCCGCTGCACTGCGCCGGCTCCTTCACCATCGACGGCCTGGGCGGCGCCTTCATCCGCAAGATCGACGGCGACCCGCACACCGTCGTCGGACTTTCCGTGTCCGCGCTGCGGGGTCTGCTGGCCCACGCGCAGGTCCGGATCACCGAACTCTGGGGAGCCTCCTAA
- a CDS encoding MMPL family transporter, which translates to MALFLYRLGKFSYRRRWLVISLWLAVLLAVGGSAAAFHGTLSNNFQIPGTETQRIADKLKEELPAASGGTATIVFEAPDGGFTAGSRAAVTDALKKLETVPNVRGTVDPFATQAQVDQAGQAIIDGEQQLAAGQAQLDASRAQLEAGSAQLAAAEQQLAAAGAPAALIEAQLGQQKAALAEGQEKLDAGTRELEAGKAKLELGKRQAEASSAIRFVSEDGRAAVAQVRFNTSINGLGPEVRKQVQDIAHETSAAGVSAYASKEITEDISELFGAAEIIGIAVAALVLIIMLGTLVAAGLPLLMAIVGVGVGVGITFALSGLFDMSSISPMLALMLGLAVGIDYSLFIVNRHRTQLLAGMGLEESVARATGTSGNAVVFAGLTVIIALAALVVPGLPFLAVMGLAAAGTVAVAVLVAITLTPAMLSLIGRRIISKRAWAKATAHNAEPGHEAADEAQDRERSTRGWGGLVTRHPVLALLAGVLLLGTLALPATQLQLALPDGGSEPVESEAYQAYDLTARSFGEGVTGPIVAVGEFPANLDEAEAQALQYDVADKLRAVDNVVAAVPVALSEDRRTAVFQVIPKEGPASASTVQVVAELRGLNDDIQSEYGVAMGLTGQTAGNVDVSTKLGDALPPYLAIVVGLSLILLLLVFRSIVVPLLATGGFLLSLAAAFGAVVAVYQWGWLGGVFDVANPGAVLSFLPIILIGVLFGLAMDYQVFIASGMREAYMHGSTAKQAVRVGFRHAAAVVTAAAIIMVSVFAGFIFSHLTMVRPLGFAMAFGVLLDAFVVRMTIVPAVMYLLGEKSWWLPRWLDRILPDVDVEGAQLNRPETAPASEVLVH; encoded by the coding sequence ATGGCACTGTTCCTTTACCGCCTGGGCAAGTTCTCCTACCGCCGGCGCTGGCTGGTCATCTCCCTGTGGCTGGCTGTCCTGCTTGCTGTCGGCGGTTCAGCTGCCGCCTTCCACGGCACGCTGTCCAACAACTTCCAGATTCCCGGTACGGAAACCCAGCGGATCGCGGACAAACTGAAGGAAGAGCTTCCCGCTGCGTCCGGAGGAACGGCAACGATCGTTTTTGAAGCGCCCGACGGCGGCTTCACCGCCGGGAGCCGCGCCGCCGTCACGGATGCACTGAAAAAGCTTGAGACCGTGCCCAATGTCCGTGGCACCGTGGATCCCTTCGCCACCCAGGCGCAGGTGGACCAGGCCGGGCAGGCCATCATCGACGGCGAGCAGCAACTGGCCGCGGGCCAGGCACAGCTGGACGCCTCCCGCGCCCAGCTTGAGGCAGGGTCGGCACAGCTGGCCGCAGCAGAGCAGCAGCTCGCCGCGGCCGGAGCGCCCGCGGCCCTCATTGAGGCACAGCTTGGCCAGCAGAAGGCCGCCCTGGCAGAAGGACAGGAAAAGCTCGACGCCGGGACCCGGGAACTCGAAGCCGGCAAGGCCAAGCTGGAGCTGGGCAAGCGCCAGGCCGAAGCGTCCTCGGCCATCCGTTTTGTTTCCGAGGACGGGCGCGCCGCCGTGGCACAGGTGCGCTTCAACACCTCCATCAACGGCCTGGGCCCGGAGGTCCGCAAGCAGGTCCAGGACATTGCCCATGAAACGTCGGCGGCCGGCGTCTCCGCCTACGCCAGCAAGGAGATCACTGAGGACATTTCCGAGCTCTTCGGCGCCGCCGAGATCATCGGCATCGCCGTGGCTGCCCTGGTCCTGATCATCATGCTGGGCACCCTTGTTGCCGCCGGGCTGCCGCTGCTGATGGCCATCGTGGGCGTTGGGGTTGGCGTCGGAATTACCTTCGCCCTCTCCGGGCTGTTCGACATGAGCTCCATCTCCCCCATGCTGGCCCTGATGCTGGGCCTCGCCGTCGGAATCGACTACTCGCTGTTCATCGTCAACCGGCACCGGACGCAGCTGCTGGCCGGAATGGGCCTGGAGGAATCGGTGGCCCGCGCCACCGGCACCTCCGGCAACGCCGTGGTTTTCGCAGGCCTCACCGTCATTATCGCCCTCGCAGCCCTGGTGGTGCCGGGCCTGCCCTTCCTCGCCGTGATGGGCCTGGCCGCGGCCGGCACCGTGGCGGTAGCCGTGCTGGTGGCCATCACCCTGACCCCGGCCATGCTGTCCCTGATCGGCCGCCGCATCATCTCGAAGCGTGCCTGGGCCAAGGCCACGGCACACAATGCCGAACCAGGCCATGAAGCAGCCGATGAAGCCCAGGACCGCGAGCGGAGCACCCGCGGCTGGGGCGGCCTGGTCACCCGTCATCCGGTGCTGGCACTCCTGGCCGGCGTACTGCTGCTGGGCACCCTCGCGCTCCCCGCCACCCAGCTGCAGCTGGCACTCCCCGACGGCGGTTCCGAGCCAGTGGAGTCAGAGGCCTACCAGGCGTACGACCTCACCGCGCGAAGCTTCGGCGAAGGCGTCACGGGCCCCATCGTTGCCGTCGGCGAGTTCCCGGCAAACCTTGACGAGGCAGAGGCCCAGGCCCTGCAGTACGACGTCGCGGACAAGCTCCGCGCCGTGGACAACGTGGTGGCAGCCGTGCCCGTTGCCCTCAGTGAGGACCGCCGCACCGCCGTCTTCCAGGTCATTCCCAAGGAGGGCCCGGCCAGCGCCAGCACCGTCCAGGTGGTCGCCGAACTCCGCGGCCTCAACGACGACATCCAGTCCGAATACGGCGTGGCGATGGGCCTCACGGGGCAGACCGCCGGCAACGTGGACGTCTCCACGAAGCTGGGCGACGCCCTGCCTCCCTACCTGGCCATCGTCGTCGGACTTTCCCTGATCCTGCTGCTGCTGGTCTTCCGCTCCATCGTGGTGCCGCTGCTCGCCACCGGCGGCTTCCTGCTCTCCCTCGCCGCGGCGTTCGGCGCCGTGGTGGCGGTGTACCAGTGGGGCTGGCTGGGCGGCGTGTTCGACGTCGCCAACCCTGGCGCCGTCCTGAGCTTCCTGCCCATCATCCTCATCGGTGTGCTCTTCGGGCTGGCTATGGACTACCAGGTGTTCATCGCCTCCGGAATGCGCGAGGCGTACATGCACGGCTCCACCGCGAAGCAGGCCGTCCGGGTGGGCTTCCGCCACGCCGCCGCCGTCGTGACTGCCGCCGCGATCATCATGGTCAGCGTCTTCGCCGGCTTCATCTTCAGCCACCTCACCATGGTGCGGCCGCTGGGCTTCGCCATGGCGTTCGGTGTACTGCTTGATGCCTTTGTGGTCCGCATGACCATCGTTCCGGCCGTGATGTACCTGCTGGGCGAAAAGTCCTGGTGGCTGCCGCGCTGGCTGGACCGGATCCTGCCGGACGTCGACGTGGAAGGCGCCCAGCTGAACCGGCCCGAGACTGCACCGGCATCGGAGGTGCTGGTCCACTAG
- a CDS encoding TetR/AcrR family transcriptional regulator: protein MTMGTDSGSGETRATTPSRRELNKAATRQAITDAALALLRSRGPGSFTVEDIADAAGISRRTFFNYFSSTDAALASVTHGFLDNAIQQFRLRPADEPILQSAQAALMALADPMTVAPLAELFTLTQQSALMSHSELEAWEHCTEQIIAVARERVAGAETGVDELYVRALAGAVISCGKAALEVWFTRRGADLSAGSLAELRQLLIDAMALLGSGFTAGSRPAPSRSASSASVSS, encoded by the coding sequence ATGACTATGGGCACCGACAGCGGCAGCGGAGAAACACGGGCAACCACCCCTTCACGGCGCGAGCTGAACAAGGCCGCCACCCGCCAGGCCATCACGGACGCCGCGCTGGCCCTGCTGCGCAGCCGTGGCCCGGGCAGCTTTACGGTGGAGGACATCGCGGACGCCGCGGGAATTTCACGGCGAACCTTCTTCAACTACTTCAGCAGCACGGATGCTGCCCTCGCGTCCGTCACCCACGGCTTCCTGGACAACGCCATCCAGCAGTTCCGGCTGCGGCCGGCCGACGAACCGATCCTGCAGTCGGCACAGGCAGCCCTGATGGCCCTGGCAGACCCTATGACCGTGGCACCGCTGGCCGAACTGTTTACGCTCACCCAGCAAAGCGCGCTGATGTCGCATTCCGAGCTGGAGGCCTGGGAGCACTGCACCGAACAAATCATCGCCGTGGCCCGTGAACGGGTGGCGGGGGCTGAAACAGGCGTGGACGAGCTCTATGTCCGCGCGCTGGCCGGTGCCGTGATCTCCTGCGGCAAAGCCGCCCTGGAGGTCTGGTTCACGCGCCGCGGTGCCGACCTTTCCGCCGGTTCCCTTGCCGAACTGCGCCAACTGCTCATCGACGCCATGGCGCTGCTGGGCTCCGGTTTCACCGCAGGCAGCAGGCCTGCCCCCTCACGTTCCGCCTCTTCCGCCTCGGTTTCCTCCTGA
- a CDS encoding dicarboxylate/amino acid:cation symporter produces MSTQTRSPESAKTGFQLPKWAGSFGFQIIAALMVGLGLGLLAKYTGSTKASPNGLGATLQTIGSSYVSLLQTAVVPLIFTAVVSSISNLRQVSNAAKLAWNTLLWFAITSLIAVLIGIGLGVLLQPGANTGITGEAKYSGKSGDWWSFLIGLFPKNFLGLGASSTVAESGAVTTSVSFNVLQILVIAIAVGVAALKVGKAAEPFLNLNASALAVIQKVLWWIIRIAPLGTVGLIGNAVAVYGWDTIGSLGKFTFAIYVGLALVLFAVYPILVRTHGLSVKQYFSGVWPAVQLAFVSRSSVGTLPLTQRVTERSLGVPRAYASFAVPLGATTKMDGCAAIYPAISAIFVAQFFGIQLDFSQYLLIALVSVLGSAATAGTTGAVVMLTLTLSTLGLPLAGVGLLLAIDPILDMGRTAVNVAGQALVPTIVAKRQGILDERLYNAPRNGTPFVDDSADSAETAAAAPSDGTSTDTASRELADAKA; encoded by the coding sequence GTGAGCACTCAAACCCGTTCCCCCGAATCCGCAAAGACCGGCTTCCAGCTCCCCAAGTGGGCTGGCTCGTTCGGTTTCCAGATCATCGCAGCCCTTATGGTCGGGCTGGGCCTCGGCCTGCTGGCCAAGTACACCGGCAGCACCAAAGCGAGCCCCAACGGGCTCGGCGCCACGCTGCAGACCATTGGCTCCAGCTACGTCTCCCTGCTGCAGACCGCAGTGGTGCCCCTGATTTTCACCGCCGTCGTCAGCTCCATCTCCAACCTGCGCCAGGTATCCAACGCCGCCAAGCTGGCCTGGAACACCCTGCTGTGGTTCGCGATCACCTCGCTGATCGCCGTGCTGATCGGCATCGGCCTGGGCGTCCTGTTGCAGCCGGGCGCCAACACCGGCATCACCGGCGAAGCCAAATACTCCGGCAAGTCCGGTGACTGGTGGTCCTTCCTCATCGGCCTGTTCCCCAAGAACTTCCTCGGCCTGGGCGCCAGCTCCACCGTTGCCGAATCGGGCGCCGTCACCACCTCCGTAAGCTTCAACGTGCTCCAGATCCTGGTGATCGCCATCGCCGTCGGCGTCGCCGCCCTCAAGGTGGGCAAGGCTGCCGAGCCGTTCCTGAACCTGAACGCCTCCGCGCTGGCCGTCATCCAGAAGGTGCTGTGGTGGATCATCCGCATCGCACCGCTGGGCACCGTGGGACTCATCGGCAATGCCGTTGCAGTCTACGGCTGGGACACCATCGGTTCCCTGGGCAAGTTCACCTTCGCCATCTACGTGGGCCTGGCCCTGGTTCTCTTCGCGGTCTACCCCATCCTGGTCCGCACCCACGGCCTGTCCGTCAAGCAGTACTTCTCCGGCGTGTGGCCGGCCGTCCAGCTGGCATTCGTCTCCCGCTCCTCGGTGGGTACCCTGCCGCTGACCCAGCGCGTCACCGAACGCAGCTTGGGTGTCCCCCGCGCCTACGCCTCCTTCGCCGTCCCGCTGGGCGCCACCACCAAGATGGACGGCTGCGCGGCCATCTACCCCGCCATCTCGGCAATCTTCGTGGCCCAGTTCTTCGGCATCCAGCTGGACTTCAGCCAGTACCTGCTGATCGCCCTGGTCTCCGTCCTGGGCTCCGCGGCAACCGCCGGAACCACCGGCGCCGTCGTCATGCTGACGCTGACGCTCTCCACGCTGGGACTGCCGCTGGCCGGCGTCGGCCTCCTGCTGGCGATCGATCCCATCCTGGACATGGGCCGCACCGCGGTGAACGTCGCCGGCCAGGCGCTGGTCCCCACCATCGTGGCCAAGCGCCAGGGCATCCTGGACGAGCGGCTGTACAACGCACCCCGCAACGGCACTCCTTTTGTTGACGATTCTGCTGACAGTGCGGAGACTGCCGCTGCCGCCCCGTCCGACGGAACCTCCACCGACACCGCGTCGCGTGAACTGGCGGACGCGAAGGCCTAA
- a CDS encoding DUF885 domain-containing protein yields the protein MTTDTAPAARPKTRIDAVADNYTDTLIRLNPSFATTLGVPGHETGYQDFSPAGIAEFAEAARKTLAELEGLEPEDDVDAVTLDAMRERLGLQLLIHASGWEYADLNNIASPAQDIRAIFDLMPTETEQHWQHIAGRARNVPAAIAGYSESLRQARDAGRVSAARQVKIVIEQVTKYAAEDGFFAKLAAGASTAAGRLPAAIQEELDAGAAAARSAYAGLADFLRLELLPAAPEKDAVGRSRYALASRSFLGATVDLEETYAWGVEELDRLIAQQEQVANSIKAGATIDEAKDILNNDPARQLKGKEALREWMQELSDKAVAELAGVHFEIPDVMKKLECLIAPTDEGGIYYTGPSDDFSRPGRMWRSVPAGEDTFTTWAETTTVFHEGVPGHHLQVATATYRRELLNKWRRNVCWTSGHGEGWALYAEKLMQELGYLNDPGDQMGMLDMQRMRAARVVFDIGVHLELQVPERWGSGTWTAEKGYEFLKKNLPISEGQLNFEFTRYLGWPGQAPSYKVGQRLWEQIRAELEARPGFDLKEFHTRALNIGSVGLDTLRRALL from the coding sequence GTGACTACAGACACTGCACCTGCCGCCCGCCCGAAAACCCGCATCGATGCCGTCGCGGACAACTACACGGACACGCTGATCAGGCTTAATCCGTCCTTCGCCACCACCCTTGGCGTTCCCGGACACGAGACCGGATACCAGGACTTCTCCCCCGCCGGCATCGCGGAATTCGCCGAGGCTGCGCGCAAAACCCTGGCAGAACTTGAGGGCCTCGAGCCGGAGGACGACGTGGACGCCGTCACCCTTGATGCCATGCGGGAGCGGCTGGGCCTGCAGCTGCTGATCCACGCGTCCGGCTGGGAGTACGCGGACCTGAACAACATCGCCTCACCCGCCCAGGACATCCGCGCCATCTTCGACCTGATGCCCACAGAGACGGAACAGCACTGGCAGCACATCGCCGGCCGGGCACGCAACGTCCCTGCAGCCATCGCCGGCTACAGCGAGTCACTCCGGCAGGCCCGGGACGCCGGCCGGGTGTCCGCCGCGCGCCAGGTCAAGATCGTTATTGAGCAGGTCACCAAGTACGCGGCGGAGGACGGCTTCTTCGCGAAACTGGCGGCGGGAGCGTCCACCGCCGCCGGCCGCCTGCCTGCCGCCATCCAGGAAGAGCTCGACGCCGGTGCTGCCGCCGCCCGCAGCGCCTACGCCGGGTTGGCCGATTTCCTCCGCCTGGAACTGCTGCCCGCCGCGCCCGAAAAGGACGCCGTGGGAAGGTCCCGCTACGCCCTGGCCTCGCGCTCATTCCTGGGTGCCACCGTGGACCTGGAGGAGACCTACGCCTGGGGCGTGGAAGAACTGGACCGGCTGATTGCCCAGCAGGAACAAGTGGCGAACAGCATCAAGGCCGGTGCCACCATCGACGAAGCCAAGGACATCCTCAACAACGATCCCGCCCGCCAGCTGAAGGGCAAGGAGGCCCTGCGGGAGTGGATGCAGGAACTCTCGGACAAGGCCGTGGCCGAGCTCGCCGGAGTCCACTTCGAGATCCCGGACGTCATGAAGAAACTCGAGTGCCTCATCGCCCCCACCGACGAAGGCGGCATCTACTACACCGGCCCCTCCGACGACTTCAGCCGCCCCGGCCGCATGTGGCGGTCCGTGCCCGCCGGCGAGGACACGTTTACCACCTGGGCGGAAACCACCACCGTTTTCCACGAAGGCGTCCCCGGCCACCACCTCCAGGTGGCCACTGCAACCTACCGCCGCGAACTGCTGAACAAATGGCGCCGGAATGTCTGCTGGACCTCGGGCCACGGCGAAGGCTGGGCCCTCTACGCCGAGAAACTGATGCAGGAACTCGGCTACCTCAACGATCCTGGCGACCAGATGGGCATGCTGGACATGCAGCGGATGCGGGCAGCCCGCGTAGTGTTCGACATCGGCGTCCACCTCGAACTGCAGGTCCCCGAACGCTGGGGCTCCGGCACCTGGACTGCGGAAAAAGGCTACGAATTCCTGAAAAAGAACCTGCCCATCAGCGAAGGCCAGCTCAACTTCGAGTTCACCCGCTACCTCGGCTGGCCGGGGCAGGCACCCTCCTACAAAGTGGGCCAGCGCCTCTGGGAACAGATCCGCGCAGAACTGGAAGCCCGGCCCGGTTTCGACCTGAAGGAGTTCCACACCCGGGCTTTGAACATCGGCTCCGTGGGACTGGATACCCTCAGGCGGGCACTCTTGTAG
- a CDS encoding acyl-CoA carboxylase subunit epsilon, translated as MIPTQPEQAALEPAETPVVEPVETSAPLLSVVKGHPTAEELAALTAVVLSLGGDEPAGADKPSVRHWVRRQQLRLAPTPGPGAWKRSGG; from the coding sequence GTGATCCCCACCCAGCCCGAACAGGCGGCGCTTGAGCCTGCCGAAACCCCGGTGGTTGAGCCCGTCGAAACCTCCGCACCGCTGCTGTCTGTTGTCAAAGGCCACCCCACGGCCGAGGAGCTGGCGGCACTGACCGCCGTCGTCCTTTCACTGGGCGGCGACGAACCGGCCGGTGCGGACAAGCCGTCGGTCCGGCACTGGGTCCGCCGCCAGCAGCTGCGGCTGGCGCCCACCCCGGGACCCGGCGCGTGGAAGCGAAGCGGCGGCTAG
- a CDS encoding acyl-CoA carboxylase subunit beta — MSHDLTTTAGKIADFRDRQARAEQPSGPEAIEKQHARGKNTARERINLLLDVDSFVEFDALAVHRSTAFGMDKKKPLGDGLVSGYGTVDGRPVAVYSQDFSVYGGSLSQVNGEKIVKVQEFALRTGCPVVGILDGGGARIQEGVASLAMFADIFRNNVHASGVVPQISLIMGPSAGGAAYSPALTDYVVMVDKTSHMFITGPDVIKTVTGEDVDMETLGGARQHNATTGTSTYLAQDETDAIEFVRELLDFLPSNNLSEAPVLEHQQALEVDDDDLALDTLIPDSANQPYDMRTVVEQIVDDGHFLEMQALYAPNVMIGYGRVEGHTVGIVANQPLQFAGTLDIAASEKAARFVRHCDAFNIPIITLVDVPGFLPGKDQEFQGIIRRGAKLLYAYAEATVPKLTVITRKAYGGAYIVMGSKKLGADLNLAWPTAQIGVMGAQGAVNILYRRDLAAVAEAGGDVEARRAEVIRQYEEELLNPYQAAQLGYVDAVIAPAETRTKIIKGLRALRDKRASLPTKKHGNIPL; from the coding sequence ATGAGCCACGATCTGACAACGACAGCGGGAAAGATCGCCGATTTCCGCGACCGCCAGGCCCGTGCCGAACAGCCCTCCGGCCCCGAAGCGATCGAAAAGCAGCATGCCCGCGGCAAGAACACCGCCCGCGAGCGCATCAACCTCCTGCTCGATGTTGACTCCTTTGTTGAGTTCGACGCCCTGGCAGTTCACCGCTCCACCGCGTTCGGCATGGACAAGAAGAAGCCGCTGGGTGATGGCCTGGTCTCCGGTTACGGCACCGTGGACGGCCGCCCCGTAGCGGTCTACAGCCAGGACTTCTCCGTCTACGGCGGCTCTCTGAGCCAGGTCAACGGCGAGAAGATCGTCAAGGTGCAGGAGTTCGCACTCCGGACCGGCTGCCCGGTGGTGGGCATCCTGGACGGCGGCGGAGCGCGCATCCAGGAAGGTGTCGCTTCCCTGGCCATGTTTGCCGATATCTTCCGCAACAACGTCCACGCCTCAGGAGTGGTGCCGCAGATTTCCCTCATCATGGGACCCTCCGCGGGCGGCGCGGCCTACTCCCCCGCGCTCACCGACTATGTGGTGATGGTGGACAAGACCTCGCACATGTTCATCACCGGCCCGGACGTGATTAAAACGGTCACCGGCGAGGACGTGGACATGGAAACGCTTGGCGGTGCCCGCCAGCACAACGCCACTACCGGCACGTCCACGTACCTGGCCCAGGACGAAACCGATGCCATCGAGTTCGTCCGCGAGCTGCTGGACTTCCTGCCGTCGAACAATCTTTCCGAGGCACCTGTCCTCGAGCACCAGCAGGCGCTGGAGGTCGACGACGACGACCTCGCCCTGGACACGCTCATCCCGGACTCGGCCAACCAGCCCTACGACATGCGCACCGTGGTTGAGCAGATCGTGGACGACGGCCATTTCCTGGAAATGCAGGCCCTGTACGCCCCCAACGTGATGATCGGCTACGGCCGGGTGGAAGGCCACACGGTGGGCATCGTGGCCAACCAGCCCCTGCAGTTCGCCGGCACGCTGGACATCGCCGCGTCGGAAAAGGCTGCACGCTTTGTCCGCCACTGCGACGCCTTCAACATCCCCATCATCACCCTGGTGGACGTTCCCGGCTTCCTGCCGGGCAAGGACCAGGAATTCCAGGGCATCATCCGCCGTGGCGCCAAGCTCCTGTACGCCTACGCCGAGGCCACCGTTCCCAAGCTCACCGTGATCACCCGCAAGGCCTATGGCGGCGCCTACATCGTGATGGGCTCCAAGAAGCTGGGCGCCGACCTCAACCTCGCCTGGCCCACCGCGCAGATCGGCGTCATGGGTGCACAAGGGGCCGTCAACATCCTCTACCGCCGTGATCTTGCCGCAGTGGCCGAGGCCGGCGGAGACGTCGAAGCGCGCCGGGCCGAGGTCATCCGCCAGTACGAGGAAGAGTTGCTGAACCCGTACCAGGCAGCCCAGCTTGGCTACGTTGATGCCGTCATCGCCCCCGCCGAAACCAGGACCAAAATCATCAAGGGTCTGCGGGCGCTCCGCGATAAACGCGCCAGCCTGCCCACAAAGAAGCATGGGAACATCCCGCTGTGA